The Nitrospirota bacterium nucleotide sequence TTCCATACAGAAAAAGAAAAACGTCAGGGGTGGTTTGTTTGATAAACCAGCCGGGATAGGCAAGCGCTGGTTTGACCGTAATAGTTTCGCCGATTGCAGAGCTTAGCCATTTGGAAAGTGATGAAGCCTGCCGTTTCGCCTGTGCCAGTGGCTCGCCCGTTTGGAACCCGTCGGGAAACTCCAAGACTTTGCCATTGTAGATGATGGTCGCGTCCTTGGAGCCGCCGCCGGTATCAGGCTTGGCCTTCCCTTTTGTTTCTATCGCAAATACCCCGTTTGGCCCGACAACAATATGGTCAATATTGTATTCATCGAAGGAAAAATCATGATAAACCCGATAACCGTGAAGCATTAGCTGGTTCAGCTCCTGTCCGACAGCTAATTCTGCTTCCAGGCCGAGTAAAGTATCATTTCTTTTTTGGAATAATTTGTATATATATCGCAAGAAGAAAACAAGAGATATTCCAAGAATTAATCCAAACAAAACAGGTAAATACCACCCCATCCCTGTCGAAATTGCTTGCAAAGCATACAATACAAACAAAAATGATAAACAAAAAATCATGACTATATAAAGGGAAAAATCGTATATTTTCTCATTAATCCCTTCAAGCCGTTGTCTCAATGTTTCTCCTGGATTCCTGAGAAGACATTCTGTAAAGGGACTACGCTTTGACCTTCTTTGTCGCCTCAGACGCCAAATGACAGCCAACAAGGGTACAAATGTAAGTCCAAAGGATAACATCATTATTAATAAATATAAGAGCAGTTTGGTAG carries:
- a CDS encoding nuclease-related domain-containing protein, which gives rise to MRQRLEGINEKIYDFSLYIVMIFCLSFLFVLYALQAISTGMGWYLPVLFGLILGISLVFFLRYIYKLFQKRNDTLLGLEAELAVGQELNQLMLHGYRVYHDFSFDEYNIDHIVVGPNGVFAIETKGKAKPDTGGGSKDATIIYNGKVLEFPDGFQTGEPLAQAKRQASSLSKWLSSAIGETITVKPALAYPGWFIKQTTPDVFLFLYGKAQHYQRALRMNEKINPATIQRIEHQLEQKCRNVKPIAYHQRKKWT